The Devosia sp. SD17-2 genome includes a region encoding these proteins:
- the mdoH gene encoding glucans biosynthesis glucosyltransferase MdoH, with protein sequence MVRTILLRFFALFTAAGLSLAGAWLFLRFTGEGGLNWLDLLRCALVAISGFWLVWGGVPAVLGVFVPRPARPKQDGPLNSRTAILVPVYNEDPLATFARIAAMNRSLVQLGVAESFHFAVLSDTQDPKIAAGEVSEFQRLLVEPQSEGRIFYRRRDKNLGRKAGNIEDFVSRSGGAYDFALILDADSLMEGETIVAMARRLEANPELGLLQTVPTIINAQTLFGRSIQFAAAYLSRTYARGASLMQGREGPYWGHNAMVRMRAFAASCGLPELSGTPPFGGHILSHDYVEAALLSRAGWKVEVDPWLKGSYEEAPDNLIEYAKRDRRWCQGNLQHGRLLFAPGLKAWSRFTFIQGIMAYLASPLWLLLLVASIAGALLPNLPAMLPDFARSPIPVWVLGLAVASILIVPKLMILARGAIDGENRRFGGTLVALGSVMGEIFLSTLLAPTMLLMQSRSVAQVLLRLDGGWPATQRGQTLVPLGAALRASWWMVALAALALGATVIAAPGTALWLAPATVPALAAPLLIWATSMPRRKAGAKLFLTEMEASPSPVIREQRAIFAAWGGAHLPVDGRPAPVMVRSTDHVIA encoded by the coding sequence ATGGTCCGAACTATCCTTCTCCGTTTCTTCGCTCTCTTCACGGCCGCCGGCCTTAGCCTGGCCGGGGCGTGGCTGTTCCTGCGCTTCACTGGGGAAGGCGGGCTCAACTGGCTCGACCTGTTGCGCTGCGCCCTTGTGGCCATCAGCGGCTTCTGGCTGGTTTGGGGCGGCGTGCCTGCTGTTCTCGGCGTCTTTGTGCCCCGACCTGCACGCCCGAAACAGGATGGCCCGCTGAACTCGCGCACCGCCATTTTGGTGCCGGTCTACAATGAAGACCCGCTCGCAACCTTTGCGCGCATTGCCGCCATGAACCGCAGCCTCGTTCAGCTGGGAGTCGCCGAAAGCTTCCATTTTGCCGTGCTGTCGGACACTCAGGATCCAAAAATTGCTGCCGGGGAAGTGTCTGAGTTCCAGCGCCTGCTGGTCGAACCCCAGAGCGAAGGCCGGATTTTTTATCGGCGGCGCGATAAGAATCTTGGGCGCAAGGCCGGCAATATCGAGGATTTCGTTTCCCGCTCCGGCGGTGCCTACGACTTCGCGCTGATCCTTGATGCGGACAGCCTGATGGAAGGCGAAACCATCGTCGCCATGGCGCGCCGACTGGAGGCGAACCCGGAGCTCGGCCTGCTGCAGACGGTGCCGACAATCATCAATGCGCAGACCCTCTTCGGGCGCTCGATCCAGTTTGCAGCCGCCTATCTGTCGCGGACCTACGCGCGGGGCGCCTCGCTGATGCAGGGGCGCGAAGGCCCTTATTGGGGGCACAACGCCATGGTGCGAATGCGCGCCTTCGCGGCCAGCTGCGGCCTGCCGGAATTGTCGGGCACACCGCCGTTCGGCGGACATATTCTGAGCCACGACTATGTCGAAGCCGCGCTTCTCTCCCGCGCCGGCTGGAAGGTTGAGGTCGATCCCTGGCTCAAGGGCTCCTACGAGGAAGCACCGGACAATCTCATCGAATATGCCAAGCGCGACCGGCGATGGTGTCAGGGAAATCTGCAGCACGGTCGGCTGCTGTTTGCGCCGGGGCTCAAGGCCTGGAGCCGGTTTACCTTCATTCAGGGCATCATGGCTTATCTGGCCTCGCCGCTCTGGCTGCTGTTGCTGGTGGCGAGCATTGCCGGGGCTCTACTGCCCAATCTACCGGCAATGTTGCCTGATTTCGCGCGCTCTCCGATTCCGGTCTGGGTTCTGGGCCTGGCTGTGGCGTCCATCCTCATCGTGCCCAAGCTGATGATCCTGGCGCGCGGCGCGATCGATGGCGAGAACCGTCGCTTTGGCGGGACACTTGTCGCCCTCGGCTCAGTGATGGGCGAGATCTTTCTCTCCACGCTGCTGGCCCCGACGATGCTGCTGATGCAGAGCCGTTCGGTGGCGCAGGTCCTGTTGCGGCTCGATGGGGGCTGGCCGGCGACGCAGCGCGGGCAAACTCTCGTGCCGCTCGGCGCAGCCCTCCGCGCCAGCTGGTGGATGGTGGCTCTCGCCGCTCTCGCCCTCGGCGCAACAGTGATCGCCGCTCCGGGCACTGCCCTGTGGTTGGCTCCGGCAACCGTCCCCGCATTGGCCGCACCGCTGCTCATCTGGGCGACCTCGATGCCCCGCCGCAAGGCTGGTGCCAAACTGTTCCTGACCGAGATGGAGGCATCGCCCTCGCCGGTGATCCGCGAGCAGCGCGCCATT
- a CDS encoding glucan biosynthesis protein G yields the protein MTRHYENQLNRRQVLAGLGTSLFLMTTTSLTKPLLAKEAESVAFDFDSFSERMKILAANPFQPLAVDIPAAFQGLDYDAYRKIEYRADASKWADDPAGYRLQAFHLGWLYNEPVKIFKIEGGTARAVDFRAADFNYHDAAIGEAAEAASFPGVAGLRINYPLNRPDAVDELVTFLGASYFRALGRNNIYGVSARGLVLNSWVDVPEEFPRFSELYVEEPVAGAPLTIYAALESPSVTGAYRFIITPASDAAQESVMEVTARLFFRTDVQELGVAPLTSMFLYAEANRGGFDDYRPQVHDSNGLLVERESGEVMWRALNNSAWLGNSYLSETNPAAFGLYQRGRDFESYQDAGAHYERRPSLRVEPIGAWGQGMVRLIEIPAKLEADDNIVAFWIPAEPARAGEAREYSYRLIWGDLNPEQNPSLAYVAETRGGVGGVSGVENAANFRKFVIDFKGGDLAALPAGTPIDVLATVGGGVVRSSVLSRIDANDVWRLVLDVEADPGATLELKAYLVGMGKKLTETWLYQWRPAA from the coding sequence GTGACGCGTCATTACGAAAACCAGCTCAACCGCCGTCAAGTGCTTGCTGGCCTTGGGACTTCGCTCTTCCTTATGACGACAACGTCACTGACGAAGCCCCTACTGGCGAAGGAAGCGGAAAGCGTCGCGTTCGACTTCGACAGCTTCAGCGAACGCATGAAAATTCTGGCAGCCAATCCGTTCCAGCCGCTGGCCGTGGATATCCCCGCCGCCTTTCAGGGCCTCGATTACGACGCCTACCGGAAGATCGAATATCGCGCCGACGCCAGCAAATGGGCGGACGATCCCGCCGGCTATCGCCTCCAGGCGTTCCACCTAGGCTGGCTCTACAACGAGCCGGTCAAAATTTTCAAAATTGAGGGTGGCACGGCGCGCGCAGTCGATTTCCGCGCCGCTGATTTCAACTATCACGACGCAGCCATCGGCGAAGCGGCGGAGGCTGCGAGCTTCCCCGGCGTGGCCGGCCTACGCATAAACTACCCGCTCAACCGTCCGGATGCGGTCGATGAGCTCGTGACCTTCCTCGGTGCCAGCTATTTCCGCGCCCTTGGCCGGAACAATATTTACGGCGTCAGTGCCCGTGGCCTGGTTCTCAATTCCTGGGTGGATGTGCCTGAGGAGTTCCCCCGCTTCTCAGAGCTCTATGTCGAGGAACCGGTCGCCGGCGCGCCGCTTACGATCTATGCAGCGCTTGAAAGTCCGAGCGTAACCGGCGCTTATCGCTTCATAATTACCCCTGCGAGCGACGCCGCGCAGGAGAGCGTGATGGAAGTCACCGCACGGCTCTTCTTCCGCACCGACGTCCAGGAGCTGGGTGTCGCGCCGCTGACATCGATGTTCCTTTACGCCGAAGCCAATCGCGGTGGCTTTGATGATTATCGCCCACAAGTGCACGACAGCAATGGCCTGCTGGTCGAGCGCGAGAGCGGCGAAGTCATGTGGCGCGCGCTCAACAACAGCGCCTGGCTCGGCAATTCCTATCTGTCCGAAACCAATCCTGCCGCATTTGGTCTCTATCAGCGCGGCCGTGACTTCGAGAGCTACCAGGACGCGGGTGCGCATTATGAACGTCGGCCGTCCCTCCGCGTCGAGCCGATCGGCGCATGGGGGCAGGGAATGGTGCGTCTGATCGAAATTCCGGCCAAACTCGAAGCCGACGACAATATCGTTGCCTTCTGGATCCCGGCGGAACCTGCCCGCGCCGGTGAGGCACGCGAGTATAGCTACCGGCTGATCTGGGGTGATCTTAACCCCGAGCAGAACCCGAGCCTTGCCTATGTGGCCGAGACGCGCGGCGGCGTTGGTGGTGTGTCTGGTGTCGAGAACGCAGCCAATTTTCGCAAGTTCGTTATCGACTTCAAGGGCGGCGACCTCGCCGCTCTGCCGGCCGGCACCCCGATTGACGTGCTGGCCACCGTTGGCGGTGGCGTGGTGCGCAGCTCGGTGCTGTCGCGGATCGACGCCAATGATGTCTGGCGCCTGGTGCTCGATGTCGAGGCCGATCCCGGCGCCACGCTTGAGCTCAAAGCCTATCTCGTCGGGATGGGCAAGAAACTCACCGAAACCTGGCTCTACCAGTGGAGGCCCGCAGCATGA
- a CDS encoding Gfo/Idh/MocA family oxidoreductase, with the protein MKFAVIGASFARAAYLPALRHVPGAEVVAVASGRLESARSAADAFGIADAYSDWREMLAKHKPDAVLIATPTDTHAEMTLAALEAGAHVVCEKPMAMNAGEAQAMLDKATALGRVHMIDHELRFNPNRMRVAEMIANGDLGEIRHVNIANIGASWADPAARPKGDWWSLIEHGGGRLGANGSHQVDMVRWWLGEVHSVMGEALTVIPNRIDKATGDAWTATADDVAYMTLRMQNEARAQIFMSGVAANNIGNLTQVFGSKGTITLANEDEKLFYAKAGQGFEEITQDDPNASLEGLNKGIWNVSVVGALREFSAAITEGRALKQGASFVDGVKNQRVLDAVRTSTETRAWVDL; encoded by the coding sequence ATGAAATTCGCTGTTATCGGCGCAAGCTTTGCCCGCGCTGCCTATCTCCCCGCTCTGCGCCATGTACCTGGCGCAGAAGTGGTGGCCGTTGCTTCGGGTCGCCTGGAAAGTGCACGTTCGGCCGCAGATGCCTTTGGCATTGCCGACGCCTATTCGGACTGGCGGGAAATGCTCGCCAAGCACAAGCCGGACGCCGTCCTGATCGCGACGCCGACCGATACCCACGCCGAGATGACGCTCGCCGCCCTCGAAGCGGGCGCCCACGTCGTGTGTGAAAAGCCGATGGCCATGAACGCGGGCGAAGCCCAGGCCATGCTCGACAAGGCAACCGCTCTCGGGCGCGTGCACATGATCGACCACGAGCTGCGATTCAACCCCAATCGCATGCGCGTTGCCGAGATGATCGCCAATGGCGATCTCGGTGAAATCCGCCACGTCAATATCGCCAATATCGGCGCTAGCTGGGCCGATCCTGCTGCGCGTCCGAAGGGCGACTGGTGGAGCCTGATCGAACATGGCGGCGGGCGCCTGGGCGCCAATGGCAGCCATCAGGTCGACATGGTGCGCTGGTGGTTGGGTGAGGTGCACTCAGTGATGGGCGAAGCCCTGACCGTGATCCCCAACCGCATCGACAAGGCGACCGGTGACGCCTGGACCGCAACGGCCGATGACGTCGCCTATATGACCCTGCGCATGCAGAACGAAGCGCGTGCGCAGATCTTCATGAGCGGTGTCGCAGCCAACAATATCGGCAACCTCACTCAGGTTTTCGGCTCGAAGGGCACAATCACCCTGGCCAATGAAGACGAGAAACTCTTCTACGCCAAGGCCGGCCAGGGTTTCGAGGAAATCACCCAGGACGATCCGAACGCGAGCCTCGAAGGCCTCAACAAGGGCATCTGGAACGTGTCGGTCGTCGGTGCGCTGCGTGAATTCTCCGCCGCCATCACCGAAGGCCGCGCGCTCAAGCAGGGTGCATCCTTCGTCGACGGCGTGAAGAACCAGCGCGTCCTCGACGCAGTCCGGACGTCGACCGAAACCCGCGCCTGGGTCGATCTTTAA